In Cicer arietinum cultivar CDC Frontier isolate Library 1 chromosome 7, Cicar.CDCFrontier_v2.0, whole genome shotgun sequence, a single window of DNA contains:
- the LOC113787725 gene encoding uncharacterized protein, whose translation MLQGEAENWWKGAKAYMISAGTPMNWENFCTVFLDKYIPMSIRKQKEFEFTHLQQGDMSVADYVAKFEELARFCAQAEYAPNDRWKINQFEWGLNPEIKSNLAQLEITSYATLVHKSYIVEESLRSLKENRQLKWQQRRDVAKSNQQLKVKTSPNKGKQPQNSVVPQARGPRECPKCGRSHPGECLYGKNVCFWCKIPGHMSQDCPQRKMKRLANSNGPPTGRVYTLNAKKAKGNNDLIAGECFLNNEPLKVLFDTGASHSFIPTKCVLRLGLKLTEITPPMVVSTAAESGVETSYVCKSCHLIVSDRVYPIDLFCLPLKGMDAILGMDWLSANRVLVDCEEKILYFRPAILSRNETDSILLPSVSNLLQCLCSGGQSFLLTSSSDSEPKLDVATIPVVNEFLDVFPEDVKCLPPEREIEFSIDLVPRANPISITPYRMSPLELKNTKSSIRGSLN comes from the coding sequence ATGCTACAAGGAGAAGCTGAGAACTGGTGGAAGGGTGCAAAGGCATACATGATAAGTGCGGGTACACCGATGAACTGGGAGAATTTTTGTACTGTATTTCTAGATAAATATATTCCCATGAgtataagaaaacaaaaggaaTTTGAATTTACACATCTTCAACAAGGAGACATGTCAGTTGCTGATTATGTGGCAAAGTTCGAGGAACTAGCAAGGTTTTGTGCCCAAGCAGAGTACGCCCCAAATGATCGATGGAAGATAAATCAGTTCGAGTGGGGTTTGAATCCAGAGATTAAAAGTAATTTGGCCCAACTAGAGATAACTTCTTATGCCACTTTGGTTCATAAAAGTTACATTGTAGAAGAAAGTCTACGAAGTTTAAAGGAGAACAGACAACTCAAGTGGCAACAAAGGAGGGATGTGGCAAAGAGTAATCAACAATTGAAGGTTAAGACGTCCCCTAATAAAGGAAAACAGCCCCAAAACTCAGTTGTACCTCAAGCGAGGGGGCCAAGGGAATGTCCTAAGTGTGGAAGATCACATCCAGGAGAATGCTTGTACGGTAAGAACGTATGCTTTTGGTGTAAGATACCGGGACACATGAGTCAAGATTGTCCACAAAGGAAAATGAAAAGGCTAGCCAACTCAAATGGCCCACCCACTGGAAGAGTCTACACTCTTAATGCTAAGAAGGCTAAGGGAAACAACGACTTGATTGCTGGTGAGTGTTTTCTAAATAATGAACCtttaaaagtattgtttgacACAGGTGCTTCTCATTCCTTTATACCCACGAAGTGTGTGTTGCGCTTAGGTCTCAAATTAACTGAAATTACACCTCCCATGGTTGTCTCTACGGCGGCTGAGAGTGGTGTCGAAACCTCTTATGTTTGTAAGAGTTGTCATCTCATTGTATCTGATAGAGTCTatccaattgatttgttttgtCTACCTTTGAAAGGAATGGATGCCATCTTAGGAATGGATTGGCTTTCAGCTAATCGTGTACTTGTAGATTGTGAAGAAAAGATTTTGTATTTTCGTCCTGCTATATTAAGTAGAAATGAAACTGATTCCATTCTACTTCCTAGTGTGTCTAACCTCTTACAATGCCTATGTAGTGGGGGTCAAAGTTTTCTACTAACATCATCTTCAGATTCGGAACCTAAACTTGATGTCGCTACAATTCCAGTTGTGAATGAATTTTTAGACGTCTTCCCAGAAGATGTAAAATGCCTACCTCCAGAGAGGGAGATAGAGTTCTCCATAGACCTAGTTCCTCGTGCTAATCCAATTTCCATTACTCCTTATAGGATGTCGCCTCTAGagttaaaaaatactaaaagcTCAATTAGAGGATCTCTTAACTAA
- the LOC140918699 gene encoding uncharacterized protein: MVEPKASNGHRFILVAIDYFTKWVEAASYANLKQQIKNIKKIIQKMVITYKDWHEMLPFALHGYRTSVRTSTGATPFSLVYGMEVVLPIEVEIPTLRVLMEAKLEESEWKRLKKAYEKKIRHREIQEGDLVLKKILPIQKDYRGKWTPNYEGSYVVKKAFLGGALILTNMDGKDLALPVNSDAVKKYYA, encoded by the exons ATGGTCGAACCGAAAGCATCAAATGGACATCGCTTCATCTTGGTGGCAATTGATTACTTTACCAAATGGGTAGAGGCAGCTTCATACGCCAAT TTGAAGCAGCaaataaaaaacatcaaaaaaattattcagaaaATGGTTATAACATACAAAGATTGGCATGAGATGTTGCCATTTGCACTACATGGGTATCGTACTTCGGTACGCACTTCAACTGGGGCAACCCCTTTTTCCTTAGTATATGGGATGGAGGTTGTGCTACCTATTGAAGTAGAAATCCCCACGCTAAGAGTATTAATGGAAGCTAAACTAGAGGAGTCAGAATGG aaaagactGAAGAAAGCGTATGAGAAAAAAATACGTCATCGAGAAATCCAGGAAGGTGATCTGGTGCTGAAAAAAATCTTACCAATTCAAAAGGATTATCGTGGGAAATGGACTCCTAACTATGAGGGATCATACGTCGTGAAGAAAGCTTTCTTAGGTGGAGCTTTGATACTTACAAATATGGATGGAAAAGATTTAGCTCTTCCTGTAAACTCAGACGCTGTAAAAAAGTATTATGCTTAA
- the LOC101489027 gene encoding defensin Ec-AMP-D1-like encodes MARLLSSVSTIFVMFLLLVVTEMGANMVAEARSCISKSFTYKGLCVHDRNCANVCRTEGFVEGHCRGFAFGSRCFCYKPC; translated from the exons ATGGCTCGTTTACTGTCTTCGGTTTCCACCATCTTTGTCATGTTTTTACTTCTTGTCGTCACTG AGATGGGAGCAAATATGGTGGCAGAGGCAAGGAGTTGTATATCAAAAAGTTTCACCTATAAAGGACTATGTGTGCACGACCGCAATTGTGCTAATGTTTGCAGAACTGAGGGTTTCGTTGAAGGACATTGCAGAGGCTTCGCTTTCGGTAGTAGATGCTTTTGCTACAAACcttgttaa